The following are encoded together in the Vespa crabro chromosome 12, iyVesCrab1.2, whole genome shotgun sequence genome:
- the LOC124428293 gene encoding protocadherin-like wing polarity protein stan isoform X2 translates to MASWKWILPMCLAALWTLAEGYLAVLSSSTPVGTIVFEAGVPQLGGRRKYEVSNERTAWFARKLLKVHPHTGRVTLAKPLSCEGLQYPRIFTFYVDSTSSRLGRPTIDYYSLPLRILITGCGEENRDLAATRGWMAETLASYAMPTTERFIEVCLRTSQLVAALRDFLPQTALKECETRWGGVADPRFLIEGAAGDLVSASEQCLVDPLWKISVSMNLRCDAESRLADAEHRLKIVFHHRQLDDTDLGRRVRRELKNQSPYFEQPLYVAAIEEEKEPGVYVTSVRARDPEGGTVRYSMSSILDARSQTLLILDPVTGRVSTRARLDRESVDVHYFRVLAVDDSFPPRTGTTTLQVNVLDANDHAPCFEWPEYDASVREGVPVGSTVVTVKATDQDTGRNADVEYSIVSTSGGGMTVHAEDTSTFRIDPRSGVVTTRMPLDREKTEIYTVILCVSDLATPPSTRKTANATLIVRVLDDNDNYPQFTERTFSVAIPEDLDYTSNPIVARIRATDADAGNNAAVRYAIIGGNTQNTFSIDNMSGDVALVKPLDYESMRSYKIVIRAQDGGTPPRSNTTQLLVHVKDVNDNAPRFYTSHFQDAVAENVPIGYSVLKVQAYDADEGVNAQIKYTIASRDFSGASTDNFPITVNPDTGWIYTTKQLDREECSRYQFTVIASDSGEESKSASVTVILTVSDVNDNDPYFDPKNYDAVVSEDDPPGTPVTSVTATDPDEDAKIHYEITAGNTRGRFSIASQNGRGLITVAQPLDYKQEKRFVLTVTASDSGGRTDTALVYVNVSDANNFSPVFENAPYSVSVFEDAPVGTTVLVVSATDSDVGKNAQVTYSLGTDGDEQEAAEFTINSQTGAITTTRALDREKVPGYVLTVTARDGGVPPLSDTTDIEISVTDVNDNAPMFEAPQYQGSIPEDVLVGTSVLRVSATDEDIDLNGRVRYALEDDGDGAFAIDPTTGIVRTSKSLDRESVARYILKAVAADRGSPSLSSVVPVIVKIEDVNDSPPAFENDKIVLYIAENSPVGSTVGEIYAHDPDEGPNAVVQYSVIGGEDSNSFALNVRPGGDRAELVTLEELDYESPKKKFELVVRAASPPLRSDALVQIMVTDVNDNAPVLKDFQIIFNNFKDFFPTTAIGKIPAVDADVTDKLVYSILAGNNANLIDLNKTTGEIRLSPQLNTNVPRVATMEVSVTDGVNEAKATMTLSVRLITDEMLLNSITVRLDDMTVEAFLSPLLGYFLDGLAAIIPCPRENIFLFSIQEDANVQGKILNVSFSARKVEPGTADEFYSPQFLQERVYLNRGILARLATVTVLPFDDNLCVREPCLNFEECLTVLKFGNASGFASSDTVLFRPIYPVTTFACKCAKGFTGSREAYLCDTEVNLCYSNPCQNGGTCHRREGGYACSCSPDYTGENCQISLDKNTCAPDICKGGSQCTIKNTGGFTCEGCPVRVLENVTPLCELKARSFGPATFLTFASLKQRHRLHLRLRFATESSDGLLLYNGRYNEKHDFVALEIIESHVQFSFSLGDEVTRASAEIPGGVSDGQWHEVEVSYINKTVTISLDNCDVALALEHGERLGPKWACAGRSEQILEDRCGLITETCHRFLDLTGPLQLGGLPAIPSNFPVRTKDFVGCISDLYIDHIFVDLNSFVADNGTNAGCPEKNAFCSSIPCKNNGECREVWDGFICECTENFAGPTCEDEVGKPWKFHGDGLLNFNPLLRPIQLPWLTALSLRTRAKHAFVMAVQIGQNSSVLLEIRDGKMVASLDGTDIIRTWYNIADGEWHRLEVLWQSGHVSLDMDYRDKPLNSPLAAKLQGLYVGRILVGGPDQSINTELPFYDGCLQDLRIGTNQSVLQRPTVQENVETGCISESVCSIDCPEASICVTKWQASECVCAAGRVGRSCELVCDLNPCNNTGTCVEEKEFHKGYRCDCNSPEYSGDYCEIKADQPCPATWWGTPVCGPCHCDESKGYDPACNKTTGECYCKENHYQPPGQKECIPCGCYAIGSFGPRCDTETGQCRCRVGVIGRSCTACPNPYAEVTLQGCEVIYDGCPRSYSEGLWWPRTKFGMTAVEDCPDTAEGKTSRSCDDKLGGWQPPDLFNCTSEAFVEQRHQLAALEAQDLMLNTYVAVKLAKDVHDAANVTKNMYGADLLVAESLLIALLRYEESLIGLNLTHSQDKDYVANLAGIASAILQTKYLENWRRIESLNGDSPDKILNALARYLNTLTASQHDTFTSPFEVVDRNIVLGLDIVTSESLFGFEAAEYKEDPSMSTARPSEADRKVVLPDTSAFLSTTTHFGPSISFPKYNNYMADPKRFDTHSKIQVPLSILGIKPLAQGELNVRNSLSNRKAVLSYVQYKELGSLLPQRFDDSVAVRWGVEVSVGSPVMTVSVLVPSKNGYESMTGIPLQSPVQVRLWLSENDDFKTRTNPQCVHWNTAKGTGEWSRMGCTTEIEDNSLSYGSIVNCSCLQLSTFAVLTDVLDLEYVPEPSLLEDVTSYSAFMLALPLLLSALLILALIRGTGTNSNSIHKNLVLCVFLGETLYLIALKARSPLVTNEFPCKLTAIGLHYAWLSTFAWTLVDSIHLYRMLTEMRDVNHGQMRFYYTMGYGMPAVIVGLTIGVRADQYGNFYFCWLSIYETVIWSLIGPVCVAIFVNFCILVMSIRAAFTLKEHIMGFGNLRTLLWLSVASLPLLGSTWTLAVLNASETSPTLSYLLSVAIVVHAAFSLIGYCFINGRVRRNLYLSLLRCVGKKAPLLEGSMANGSSSQNVNGHSRSALAYSSTYSGAESVCRRVHVGVSTSSTTSRSTNKTGSSPYRSDTHLRHTSTSTSNYNSDRDPYMSSRSQRSVVHPRQESNESRNPRRDSESDSDGSQAEGGGRSLDLASSHSSDEDDVTSRSHRNMGVSAQQPVAHSYLPNIHSNPAEHLNILCSNAELFPNIKPIYAPRWSSQLPEAYLSSNVMDVRGSQWSGGTMSDNEMASNKTSSPNPLPYPEMNSPQKSQLDENYSEGEEKIHHVGEKYLFPYTAEEDHTISPTPYMLSMSTRILASSMSHHSQNSNHENMSGSERYGSLKRGQSLHGSQHDNMSGSERYGSLKRGKITPTVLEDAPEFILPMSGRILSSSLTHDLQHSNELAALRQQQQQQQYEQTITETDEEEGY, encoded by the exons ATGGCAAGCTGGAAATGGATACTGCCTATGTGTCTGGCGGCACTATGGACACTGGCGGAAGGTTATCTCGCTGTACTGTCCTCGAGTACGCCAGTTGGTACCATTGTTTTCGAGGCGGGAGTACCACAGCTGGGTGGTCGCCGAAAGTACGAGGTCTCGAACGAACGGACAGCATGGTTCGCACGAAAACTCCTCAAGGTTCATCCCCATACTGGACGTGTGACATTGGCTAAGCCATTAAGTTGCGAAGGTCTTCAATATCCTCGAATTTTCACCTTCTACGTGGACTCGACGAGTTCGAGATTAGGCAGGCCAACCatcgattattatagtttGCCGTTAAGGATATTGATAACCGGTTGTGGTGAGGAAAATCGGGATCTTGCTGCTACCAGAGGATGGATGGCAGAGACCTTGGCTTCTTATGCTATGCCAACTACGGAAAG GTTCATCGAAGTCTGCTTGAGAACGTCGCAACTCGTTGCAGCTCTTAGAGACTTCCTACCACAGACTGCACTGAAGGAATGCGAGACCAGGTGGGGTGGCGTTGCCGATCCTCGTTTTTTGATCGAAGGAGCAGCCGGGGATTTGGTCTCGGCGTCGGAACAATGCCTGGTAGATCCCCTATGGAAGATCTCCGTGTCTATGAATCTGAGATGTGATGCAGAGTCTCGTTTGGCGGATGCGGAACATCGTTTGAAAATCGTATTTCATCATCGGCAGCTCGACGATACCGATCTTGGTAGGAGAGTTAGGAGAGAGTTAAAAAATCAATCACCATATTTCGAGCAACCTCTCTACGTCGCAGCGattgaagaggaaaaagaaccAGGTGTTTATGTGACGTCCGTTCGTGCTAGGGATCCCGAAGGCGGAACAGTACGATATTCCATGAGTTCTATCTTAGACGCTCGCTCACAGACGCTCTTGATTCTGGACCCAGTTACTGGTAGAGTGAGCACACGTGCCAGATTGGATAGAGAAAGCGTCGATGTACATTACTTCCGAGTATTGGCCGTGGACGACTCATTTCCACCAAGAACAGGCACTACCACTCTTCAAGTGAACGTATTGGATGCAAACGATCATGCCCCCTGCTTCGAGTGGCCGGAATACGATGCATCGGTTAGGGAAGGCGTACCGGTCGGTTCGACGGTCGTCACGGTAAAAGCGACCGATCAGGATACCGGGAGGAACGCCGACGTTGAATACTCAATCGTTTCGACAAGCGGCGGCGGTATGACTGTTCATGCTGAAGATACCTCTACCTTCAGAATCGATCCACGTTCTGGTGTAGTTACCACGAGGATGCCACTTGACAGAGAGAAGACCGAGATCTATACCGTGATACTTTGTGTTTCCGACCTGGCAACCCCACCGTCGACGCGTAAAACCGCGAACGCCACGTTGATCGTTCGTGTTCttgatgacaatgataattatcCTCAGTTCACCGAGCGCACATTTTCCGTAGCGATACCAGAGGATCTAGATTATACATCGAATCCGATCGTGGCTAGAATAAGAGCGACTGATGCAGATGCAGGCAATAACGCTGCCGTGAGATACGCGATAATCGGTGGTAACACCCAGAATACATTCTCCATCGACAACATGAGTGGTGACGTTGCTCTCGTGAAGCCTCTAGACTACGAATCAATGAGGAGTTACAAGATCGTAATAAGGGCTCAGGACGGTGGAACACCACCGAGATCGAACACCACTCAGCTCTTGGTCCACGTAAAAGACGTCAATGACAATGCACCAAGGTTTTATACCAGTCATTTTCAAGATGCCGTAGCTGAAAACGTACCAATCGGTTATTCGGTACTTAAAGTTCAGGCTTACGATGCCGACGAAGGTGTAAATGCACAAATTAAGTATACCATAGCTTCTCGCGACTTCTCCGGTGCGTCCACAGATAATTTTCCCATCACCGTAAATCCTGATACCGGTTGGATCTACACAACGAAACAACTCGATCGTGAAGAATGTTCCAG GTATCAATTCACAGTGATCGCCTCAGATTCAGGCGAGGAATCAAAATCGGCGAGCGTCACCGTAATCCTAACAGTTTCCGATGTAAACGACAACGATCCTTACTTCGATCCAAAAAATTACGACGCTGTAGTGTCGGAAGATGATCCACCGGGTACTCCTGTAACGTCTGTCACCGCTACAGATCCTGACGAAGACGCGAAGATACATTATGAGATTACTGCTGGGAATACGAGAGGTCGATTCTCGATAGCCTCTCAGAATGGACGTGGCTTGATCACGGTGGCTCAACCTTTAGattataaacaagaaaaaagattcgTATTGACTGTGACAGCTTCTGATAGTGGTGGAAGAACTGACACTGCTCTGGTATACGTGAACGTTTCCGACGCGAACAATTTTTCACCGGTTTTTGAGAATGCTCCTTACTCGGTTTCGGTTTTCGAGGATGCGCCAGTTGGTACGACTGTTTTAGTGGTCAGTGCCACTGATTCTGACGTCGGTAAAAATGCTCAAGTTACTTATAGTCTTGGAACGGACGGGGATGAACAAGAAGCAGCAGAATTTACGATCAATTCGCAGACCGGTGCCATCACTACCACTCGAGCACTCGATCGTGAAAAAGTTCCGGGCTACGTGTTAACTGTAACAGCTAGAGATGGTGGCGTACCACCTCTTTCTGATACCACGGACATTGAGATCTCGGTTACGGACGTTAACGACAATGCACCGATGTTCGAAGCACCTCAATATCAAGGTTCTATACCCGAAGATGTTTTAGTTGGCACGAGCGTCCTCAGAGTCTCTGCTACCGATGAGGACATAGATCTCAATGGAAGG GTAAGGTACGCGTTGGAAGATGACGGAGATGGTGCCTTCGCTATAGATCCAACTACAGGAATAGTGAGAACTTCCAAATCGTTAGATCGAGAATCCGTTGCGAGGTACATTCTAAAAGCTGTAGCTGCTGACAGAGGTTCACCTTCGTTATCTTCAGTGGTACCAGTTATCGTAAAGATCGAGGACGTTAATGATTCTCCTCCAGCTTTTGAAAACGATAAGATCGTACTTTACATTGCTGAGAATTCTCCAGTGGGCTCGACTGTGGGCGAGATTTACGCCCACGATCCTGACGAAGGTCCAAATGCTGTTGTTCAGTATTCTGTTATCGGCGGTGAAGATTCAAATAGTTTTGCCTTGAATGTAAGACCAGGTGGTGATCGTGCAGAACTGGTCACTCTCGAAGAACTTGATTACGAGTCACCaaagaagaaatttgaatTGGTTGTTCGTGCAGCCTCTCCACCATTGCGATCAGATGCTCTAGTGCAAATTATGGTAACAGATGTCAACGACAACGCGCCAGTACTGaaagattttcaaataatctTCAATAACTTCAAAGATTTCTTTCCGACCACTGCAATAGGCAAGATACCGGCTGTAGATGCCGACGTTACCGATAAGCTGGTCTACAGCATTCTCGCTGGTAACAATGCTAATCTGATAGATCTGAATAAGACGACGGGTGAAATACGTCTCTCGCCACaattaaatacaaatgtaCCACGAGTAGCAACGATGGAGGTATCCGTAACTGATGGTGTCAACGAAGCAAAGGCTACCATGACTCTGTCAGTACGATTGATCACGGACGAGATGCTCTTGAATTCGATAACAGTTAGGCTCGACGATATGACGGTCGAAGCTTTCCTAAGCCCACTATTAGGATATTTCTTGGACGGTCTCGCTGCCATTATACCATGTCCGAGggagaacatttttttatttagcatTCAAGAGGATGCAAATGTCCAAGGGAAGATATTGAACGTTAGTTTCTCGGCTCGTAAGGTCGAACCAGGTACAGCCGACGAGTTTTACAGTCCACAATTTCTTCAAGAACGAGTTTATTTGAATCGTGGAATCCTGGCGAGGCTTGCCACTGTCACAGTATTACCCTTCGATGATAATCTTTGTGTAAGGGAACCTTGTCTCAATTTCGAGGAGTGTTTGACCGTATTGAAGTTTGGAAATGCTTCTGGGTTTGCCAGTAGCGACACAGTACTCTTTCGGCCAATTTATCCAGTCACCACTTTCGCGTGCAAATGTGCAAAAGGTTTTACCGGTAGCAGAGAAGCATACTTGTGTGATACAGAAGTGAATTTGTGTTATTCGAATCCCTGTCAGAACGGTGGGACTTGTCATCGAAGGGAAGGTGGATATGCTTGTTCCTGCTCGCCCGATTATACTGGAGAAAATTGTCAAATCTCATTAGACAAGAACACTTGCGCACCAGACATCTGTAAAGGTGGTTCTCAGTGTACCATTAAGAATACAGGAGGGTTTACTTGCGAGGGATGTCCAGTAAGAGTTCTAGAAAATGTCACTCCTTTGTGTGAACTGAAAGCACGTAGCTTTGGACCAGCTACATTCCTTACATTCGCCTCGTTAAAACAACGGCACAGGCTCCATTTGAGACTGAGGTTTGCTACAGAATCGTCCGATGGTCTACTTCTCTACAATGGTCGTTACAACGAAAAACACGATTTTGTGGCCTTAGAGATCATCGAATCTCACGTACAATTTAGTTTTTCGCTTGGGGATGAGGTCACCAGAGCATCAGCTGAAATTCCTGGAGGTGTATCTGACGGACAATGGCACGAGGTTGAAGTGTCTTACATTAATAAGACAGTGACGATTTCTTTAGACAATTGTGACGTTGCTTTGGCATTAGAACATGGTGAAAGATTAGGCCCAAAATGGGCTTGTGCTGGAAGAAGCGAGCAAATACTCGAAGATCGTTGCGGTCTCATCACGGAGACCTGTCATCGATTTTTAGATTTAACAGGGCCTTTACAATTAGGTGGCTTACCTGCCATTCCCTCGAACTTTCCCGTTAGAACGAAGGACTTTGTTGGTTGTATCAGCGATCTTTACATCGATCATATATTCGTCGATTTAAACTCGTTCGTCGCGGATAATGGCACTAACGCTGGTTGCCCAGAAAAGAATGCATTTTGCTCTTCCATACCATGTAAAAACAACGGTGAGTGTCGCGAAGTCTGGGATGGTTTTATTTGCGAGTGTACTGAAAATTTCGCTGGACCAACGTGCGAAGATGAGGTTGGGAAACCATGGAAATTTCATGGTGATGGCTTGTTGAACTTCAATCCACTTCTTAGACCGATTCAACTACCGTGGCTGACGGCGCTCAGTTTAAGGACAAGGGCGAAACATGCGTTCGTCATGGCAGTACAAATTGGACAAAATAGTTCGGTCCTGTTGGAGATTCGTGATGGAAAAATGGTAGCTTCGTTGGATGGTACAGACATCATACGAACATGGTATAACATTGCTGATGGCGAATGGCACAGGCTCGAAGTTCTTTGGCAAAGTGGTCACGTTTCTCTCGACATGGATTATCGTGATAAACCTTTGAATTCGCCGTTAGCCGCGAAATTGCAAGGACTTTACGTAGGCAGGATTTTAGTTGGTGGTCCAGATCAATCTATAAACACTGAGTTACCATTCTACGATGGCTGTCTGCAAGATCTTCGAATCGGTACGAATCAAAGCGTATTGCAACGACCGACCGTTCAAGAGAACGTCGAAACTGGCTGCATATCCGAATCTGTATGCAGCATAGACTGTCCTGAAGCATCGATTTGCGTAACGAAATGGCAAGCAAGTGAATGCGTTTGCGCGGCTGGTCGAGTTGGACGCAGCTGCGAGCTCGTTTGTGATTTAAATCCTTGTAACAATACTGGTACATGCGTCGAGGAAAAGGAATTCCATAAAGGATATAG ATGCGATTGTAACTCACCGGAATACTCTGGAGATTATTGCGAAATAAAAGCAGATCAACCTTGCCCAGCGACATGGTGGGGAACGCCAGTCTGTGGTCCTTGTCATTGTGATGAATCTAAAGGTTACGATCCGGCTTGTAATAAAACAACTGGCGAATGCTATTGCAAAGAGAATCATTATCAGCCACCGGGACAAAAGGAATGTATTCCCTGTGGATGTTATGCAATTGGAAGTTTTGGACCGCGTTGCGATACAGAAACTGGCCAGTGTCGTTGTCGTGTTGGTGTTATCGGTCGTTCTTGTACAGCTTGTCCAAATCCTTATGCAGAAGTGACATTGCAAGGTTGCGAGGTGATCTATGATGGTTGCCCTAGGTCCTACTCAGAAGGTTTATGGTGGCCTAGGACTAAATTTGGAATGACAGCTGTCGAGGATTGTCCTGACACAGCGGAAGGGAAAACTTCGAGATCTTGCGACGACAAATTAGGTGGATGGCAACCACCCGATCTCTTCAATTGTACATCGGAGGCTTTTGTCGAACAGAGACATCAGTTGGCCGCTTTGGAGGCTCAAGATCTTATGTTGAATACGTATGTAGCTGTAAAACTGGCCAAGGATGTACACGATGCCGCCAACGTTACGAAAAACATGTATGGCGCCGATTTACTCGTCGCTGAATCTCTATTAATTGCATTGCTTCGTTACGAGGAGAGTCTCATTGGCCTTAACTTGACTCATAGTCAGGACAAAGACTACGTAGCTAATCTCGCTGGCATAGCTAGTGCTATTTTACAGACGAAATATCTCGAAAATTGGAGAAGGATTGAGTCCCTTAACGGTGACAGTCCTGACAAGATTTTAAACGCATTGGCCAGATACTTGAACACATTGACTGCGTCTCAGCACGATACTTTTACCAGCCCCTTTGAAGTCGTTGATCGTAATATAGTACTCGGATTGGATATAGTAACTTCAGAAAGTCTTTTCGGTTTCGAAGCAGCGGAATACAAAGAGGATCCTTCGATGTCTACCGCAAGGCCCTCGGAAGCAGATCGAAAAGTCGTTTTGCCTGATACTTCGGCGTTTCTAAGTACGACTACACATTTCGGACCATCGATAAGTTTTCCAAAGTACAACAATTACATGGCAGATCCAAAGAGATTCGATACACATTCCAAGATACAAGTACCTCTGAGTATATTGGGTATTAAACCATTGGCACAAGGAGAACTGAACGTGAGAAATAGTTTGAGCAATCGTAAGGCTGTACTGAGTTATGTCCAATATAAAGAATTAGGTTCACTTTTACCTCAACGTTTCGATGATTCGGTGGCTGTTAGATGGGGTGTTGAGGTATCAGTAGGGTCACCTGTGATGACTGTGTCAGTTTTGGTACCGTCCAAAAATGGTTACGAATCGATGACTGGAATTCCATTGCAATCACCGGTTCAAGTAAGATTGTGGCTAAGTGAGAACGACGATTTTAAGACGCGAACCAATCCACAATGTGTTCATTGGAATACAGCGAAAGG AACCGGAGAATGGAGTCGAATGGGATGTACAACGGAAATAGAGGACAATAGCTTGTCCTATGGTTCAATCGTCAATTGTTCCTGTCTACAATTGTCGACTTTCGCTGTGTTAACGGATGTATTGGACCTCGAATACGTGCCTGAACCATCCCTGTTAGAGGATGTTACCAGTTACAGTGCTTTCATGCTCGCCCTACCACTTCTACTTTCAGCCCTGCTCATTTTAGCTTTGATACGTGGCACAGGAACGAATTCAAACAGCATTCACAAAAATCTTGTTCTCTGTGTTTTCCTCGGCGAAACATTGTACCTGATAGCTCTCAAAGCAAGAAGCCCACTGGTTACCAACGAATTTCCATGCAAATTGACTGCAATTGGTTTGCATTATGCTTGGTTAAGTACCTTCGCTTGGACTTTAGTCGATTCTATTCATCTTTATCGAATGCTCACTGAAATGAGGGACGTCAATCATGGGCAGATGAGATTTTATTACACGATGGGTTATGGCATGCCTGCAGTTATCGTTGGTTTGACGATAGGCGTCAGAGCAGATCAATatggaaatttttattt TTGTTGGCTGTCGATCTACGAAACTGTAATCTGGTCTTTGATAGGACCAGTTTGCGTGGCAATTTTCGTCAATTTTTGTATTCTTGTCATGTCTATAAGAGCAGCGTTTACATTGAAGGAACACATAATGGGTTTTGGTAATCTGAGAACGTTACTTTGGTTATCCGTTGCGTCATTGCCCTTGCTTGGTTCCACATGGACTTTGGCAGTCTTGAATGCTTCAGAAACGTCaccgactttatcgtatttgcTCAGTGTTGCTATTGTCGTTCATGCTGCGTTCAGTCTGATTGGATATTGCTTCATCAATGGTAGAGTTAGAAGGAATTTGTACCTGAGTCTTTTGAGATGCGTTGGGAAAAAGGCACCCTTATTGGAAGGTAGCATGGCTAATGGAAGCAGTAGTCAAAATGTTAATGGTCATTCA AGATCAGCATTAGCTTACTCGTCGACGTACAGTGGAGCCGAATCAGTATGCAGAAGAGTTCATGTAGGAGTATCGACGAGTAGTACGACATCACGAAGTACAAATAAAACTGGTTCTAGCCCCTACCGCAGTGATACACATTTGAGGCACACGTCAACCTCAACCAGCAATTACAATAGCGATCGAGATCCCTACATGTCGTCCAGGAGTCAACGATCGGTTGTACATCCTCGACAAG AGTCGAATGAGTCGAGAAATCCACGAAGAGATTCGGAATCTGATTCCGATGGTTCTCAAGCCGAAGGTGGTGGTAGAAGCCTAGATCTTGCGAGTTCCCATAGTTCTGACGAAGATGACGTTACTTCAAGGTCTCACAGGAACATGGGTGTATCGGCTCAACAACCAGTAGCCCATAGCTACCTTCCAAACATACACAGTAATCCTGCTGAACACCTAAACATACTTTGTTCGAACGCTGAACTATTTCCAAATATAAAACCAATTTATGCACCGAGATGGAGTTCGCAACTCCCAGAAGCTTATCTCTCATCTAATG TGATGGACGTTCGAGGAAGTCAATGGTCAGGCGGTACCATGTCAGACAACGAAATGGCCTCCAACAAAACGTCGAGTCCAAATCCATTACCTTATCCTGAAATGAATTCACCACAAAAGAGTCAGTTAGATGAGAATTATTCTGAGGGGGAAGAGAAGATACATCACGTTGGTGAAAAATATCTCTTCCCTTACACTGCTGAAGAGGATCATACGATATCACCTACACCGTACATGCTATCAATGTCTACACGAATTCTTGCTTCGAGCATGAGCCATCATTCCCAAAATTCAAATCACGAGAACATGAGTGGTTCTGAGAGGTATGGTAGCCTAAAGAGAGGTCAAAGTTTGCATGGATCTCAACATGACAATATGAGTGGCTCGGAAAGGTATGGAAGTTTAAAGAGAGGCAAGATCACTCCAACCGTATTGGAGGATGCACCAGAATTCATTCTACCGATGAGTGGTAGGATATTGTCGAGCTCGTTGACGCATGATCTTCAACATAGTAACGAATTAGCGGCTCTGagacagcagcagcaacaacagcaatacGAGCAGACGATCACTGAGACTGA CGAGGAG GAAGGATACTAA